Proteins encoded together in one Anaerotignum propionicum DSM 1682 window:
- a CDS encoding YceD family protein has translation MLLGMAQLFSKNGLSIPVMLTEQINDTSDYPDVVEFLQPVKLEGTLKNENETFVFEAKGNTEVNLRCDRCLAPVRKELCFEIKERFAHTGRGNEETETFSGDQIDLADFVRRGILCALPMKVLCSDHCKGLCPVCGKNLNEGVCECDTTYIDPRFESLRTLFNVDEEV, from the coding sequence ATGTTACTTGGAATGGCTCAATTGTTTAGCAAAAACGGATTATCAATTCCCGTTATGCTGACTGAGCAAATCAATGATACGTCGGATTATCCCGATGTTGTGGAATTTTTGCAGCCTGTAAAGTTAGAGGGAACTCTTAAAAACGAAAATGAAACTTTCGTTTTTGAAGCAAAGGGCAATACAGAGGTCAACCTTCGGTGTGACCGTTGTCTTGCACCTGTCAGAAAAGAGCTTTGCTTCGAGATCAAGGAACGTTTTGCTCATACAGGCAGAGGAAACGAAGAGACAGAAACTTTTTCGGGGGATCAAATTGATCTTGCGGACTTTGTCAGAAGGGGTATTCTTTGTGCTTTACCTATGAAGGTTCTTTGCAGCGATCATTGTAAAGGGCTTTGCCCCGTTTGCGGAAAGAATCTAAATGAAGGTGTGTGCGAATGCGATACAACCTATATAGATCCGAGATTTGAAAGTTTAAGGACTCTTTTCAATGTTGACGAGGAGGTGTAG
- the acpP gene encoding acyl carrier protein: MDESVVMNVIAEQMNISVDTLTPDTVFADLGADSLDLFQIISALEEAFDMEFENDEAEKIKTIGDAIAYIKNVLEN; the protein is encoded by the coding sequence ATGGACGAATCAGTAGTAATGAATGTAATTGCAGAGCAGATGAATATATCGGTGGATACTTTAACACCTGATACTGTTTTTGCGGATTTGGGTGCGGATTCTTTAGATTTATTTCAGATTATTTCTGCTTTAGAGGAAGCTTTTGATATGGAATTTGAAAATGACGAAGCGGAAAAAATCAAAACCATTGGTGATGCAATTGCCTATATTAAAAATGTATTGGAGAACTAA
- the plsX gene encoding phosphate acyltransferase PlsX, which translates to MDKKVIVALDAMGGDLAPVEIVKGAVDAVKELNVDIKLVGQQDKINAELAKYTYPKERIQVIHAEEVIGTDEVPTSAIRRKKDSSLVVGLNLAKSGEADAFVSAGSTGALLTGALLIVGRIEGVERPALGTCLPTKNGFTFLLDSGANVDCKAKYLEQFAKMGSVYVENIFGMAQPKVALVNIGAEKEKGNALTKEAYELLEVSENINFVGNIEPRDIPFGQADVIVCDGFVGNTILKLSEGLSKTLIDIIKEEITAGSYKFAAAMLKTPFRNVKKRFDSDEVGGAPFIGLKSLVVKAHGSSNARAIKNAIRQCVLFTEADIVGKIKHKL; encoded by the coding sequence ATGGATAAAAAAGTAATCGTAGCCCTGGATGCCATGGGTGGCGACTTGGCTCCTGTTGAGATTGTAAAAGGTGCCGTAGATGCAGTAAAAGAATTAAATGTAGATATAAAGCTTGTTGGCCAGCAAGATAAGATAAATGCTGAGCTAGCTAAATACACATATCCGAAAGAACGTATACAAGTGATTCATGCTGAAGAAGTCATCGGCACGGACGAAGTGCCTACATCAGCGATCCGTAGAAAAAAGGATTCTTCCTTGGTTGTAGGGTTAAATCTTGCAAAAAGCGGAGAAGCCGATGCTTTTGTTTCTGCCGGAAGTACCGGTGCATTACTTACTGGGGCTTTATTGATTGTAGGCCGCATTGAAGGCGTAGAGCGCCCTGCTCTTGGAACTTGCCTGCCTACAAAAAACGGTTTTACCTTCCTTCTGGATAGTGGCGCAAATGTAGATTGTAAGGCTAAATATCTGGAGCAATTCGCAAAGATGGGCTCTGTTTATGTGGAGAATATTTTCGGCATGGCACAGCCAAAGGTTGCCTTGGTAAACATCGGCGCAGAAAAAGAAAAAGGAAATGCACTGACCAAAGAAGCCTATGAATTATTGGAAGTAAGCGAAAACATAAATTTTGTGGGTAATATTGAACCACGAGATATACCCTTTGGTCAAGCTGATGTCATCGTGTGTGATGGCTTTGTGGGTAATACCATTTTGAAGCTTAGTGAAGGCTTAAGCAAAACCTTGATTGATATTATTAAAGAAGAAATTACCGCAGGTTCCTACAAGTTTGCGGCGGCAATGTTAAAAACACCTTTTCGAAATGTGAAAAAACGCTTTGATTCTGATGAGGTTGGTGGTGCACCATTTATCGGCCTAAAATCTCTCGTTGTTAAAGCTCATGGCAGTTCAAATGCAAGAGCCATCAAAAATGCCATTCGCCAGTGCGTATTATTTACGGAAGCCGATATTGTTGGCAAAATAAAACATAAGCTGTAA
- the rpmF gene encoding 50S ribosomal protein L32, whose product MAVPKGRVSKSKRDKRKAQSWKIATPSLVKCSKCGELMTPHQVCKACGAYNKKTIIKVD is encoded by the coding sequence ATGGCTGTACCCAAGGGACGAGTGTCGAAATCTAAAAGAGATAAGAGAAAAGCACAGAGTTGGAAAATTGCAACTCCTAGCTTGGTAAAATGCAGCAAGTGTGGTGAACTGATGACTCCTCATCAGGTTTGCAAGGCTTGTGGCGCATATAACAAAAAGACAATTATCAAAGTTGACTAA
- a CDS encoding acetate/propionate family kinase, which translates to MKILVLNCGSSSLKYQLFDMEGEAVLAKGLCERIGIEGSRLKHQPTDKEDVVFNDYLENHDVAVSKVMEALTNPVYGVVKSMTEINAVGHRVVHGGEYFSSSVVIDDAVKEALEKCSELAPLHNPANLIGIAACERIIPGVPQVGVFDTAFHQTMPERAYLYAIPYEYYEKYKIRRYGFHGTSHRYVSEEAAKMLGRPYDQTKTITCHLGNGGSICAVRNGKSIDTTMGFTPLEGLVMGTRAGDVDAAVITFLMEKEKLTPQEMDNILNKKSGVLGISGVSSDFRDIEDASEHGNARAEAALEVFSYKVAKRIGAYAAAMNGVDCIVFTAGLGENSGPTRRLICDYLGYLGVHIDSYNNCLRGSAIEISAPDSRVRVLVIPTNEELVIARDTKELLDK; encoded by the coding sequence ATGAAAATTCTTGTATTGAACTGCGGCAGTTCCTCTTTGAAATACCAGCTTTTCGACATGGAAGGCGAAGCGGTATTGGCAAAAGGTCTTTGCGAAAGAATCGGTATCGAAGGTTCCAGATTGAAACACCAGCCTACCGATAAGGAAGATGTTGTTTTTAATGACTATTTGGAAAATCACGATGTAGCTGTAAGCAAAGTAATGGAAGCTTTAACAAACCCCGTTTACGGCGTAGTGAAGAGCATGACTGAAATCAACGCAGTTGGTCACCGTGTAGTTCATGGTGGCGAATACTTCTCAAGCTCCGTTGTCATTGACGATGCAGTAAAAGAAGCTTTGGAAAAATGTAGCGAGCTTGCTCCTTTGCATAACCCTGCAAACTTAATTGGTATTGCAGCTTGTGAAAGAATTATCCCCGGCGTGCCTCAGGTTGGTGTATTTGATACAGCTTTCCACCAGACAATGCCTGAAAGAGCATACCTGTATGCAATTCCTTACGAATATTATGAAAAATATAAAATCAGAAGATACGGCTTCCACGGGACAAGCCATAGATACGTTTCTGAAGAAGCTGCAAAAATGTTGGGCAGACCTTACGATCAGACAAAGACCATTACTTGCCACTTAGGCAACGGTGGTTCCATCTGCGCAGTAAGAAACGGTAAATCCATTGATACAACCATGGGCTTCACACCTTTGGAAGGTCTTGTAATGGGTACCAGAGCTGGTGACGTTGATGCTGCTGTTATCACATTCTTGATGGAAAAAGAAAAACTGACTCCTCAGGAAATGGATAATATCTTAAATAAAAAATCCGGCGTTTTGGGTATCTCCGGCGTATCCAGCGACTTCCGTGATATTGAAGATGCAAGCGAGCATGGCAATGCAAGAGCAGAAGCTGCCCTGGAAGTATTCTCTTACAAAGTAGCAAAGAGAATTGGTGCATATGCAGCAGCAATGAACGGCGTTGATTGTATCGTATTTACAGCTGGTTTGGGTGAAAACTCCGGCCCTACAAGAAGATTGATTTGTGATTACTTGGGTTACCTTGGTGTTCACATTGACTCTTACAACAATTGCTTAAGAGGAAGCGCAATCGAAATCTCTGCTCCTGATTCCAGAGTAAGAGTTTTAGTTATCCCTACCAACGAAGAATTGGTAATTGCAAGAGATACGAAGGAACTTCTTGACAAATAA
- the pta gene encoding phosphate acetyltransferase — MDFLTLMKEKARANKKVIVLPESYEKRNLEAAAECLKDGLAEIVLIGNKEKIMEAAGSFDVSKAIFVDPEIYDRMDEMVAGLAEARKSKGMTLEEAKKLLLDDSMFVGVMLVKMGVADGMVSGAIHSTADTLRPALQILKTAPGTELVSSFFIMVTQTPEYGDDGILLFADCALNQNPTPAELACIAGDSAKSYAAFVGKEARVAMLSHSTMGSAKHADVTKVVEAVKIAKEKYPEIKLDGEIQLDAAIVKEVGELKAPTSPVAGKANCLVFPDIDAGNIGYKLVQRFGKAEAFGPVLQGIAKPVNDLSRGCSANDIVAVVAMTAVQAHVMGK, encoded by the coding sequence GTGGACTTTTTGACACTAATGAAAGAAAAGGCGAGAGCCAATAAGAAAGTAATTGTTTTACCTGAATCCTATGAAAAAAGAAACCTGGAAGCAGCAGCAGAATGCTTAAAGGATGGATTAGCAGAAATCGTATTAATCGGTAATAAAGAAAAAATCATGGAAGCAGCAGGCAGCTTTGACGTTTCCAAGGCAATTTTCGTTGATCCCGAAATTTATGATAGAATGGATGAAATGGTTGCAGGCCTTGCAGAAGCAAGAAAAAGCAAAGGCATGACATTGGAAGAAGCAAAAAAACTTCTTTTGGATGATTCCATGTTTGTTGGTGTTATGTTGGTTAAAATGGGTGTTGCAGATGGCATGGTTTCTGGTGCAATCCATTCTACTGCTGATACACTGCGTCCTGCATTGCAGATTTTAAAAACTGCACCCGGCACAGAATTGGTGTCTTCCTTCTTTATTATGGTAACACAGACACCTGAATACGGTGATGACGGAATTTTGTTGTTCGCTGACTGCGCACTCAATCAAAACCCTACTCCCGCAGAATTGGCTTGCATCGCAGGTGACTCCGCAAAGTCCTATGCTGCATTTGTAGGCAAAGAAGCAAGAGTTGCAATGCTGAGCCATTCTACAATGGGTTCTGCAAAGCATGCTGATGTTACAAAAGTAGTAGAGGCAGTAAAAATTGCGAAGGAAAAATATCCTGAAATCAAGTTGGATGGCGAAATCCAGTTGGATGCAGCAATCGTTAAAGAGGTTGGCGAATTAAAAGCACCAACAAGCCCCGTTGCTGGTAAGGCAAACTGCTTGGTATTCCCCGACATTGACGCTGGAAATATCGGCTATAAATTAGTACAGAGATTTGGTAAAGCAGAAGCTTTCGGTCCTGTGCTTCAGGGTATTGCAAAGCCCGTAAATGATTTATCCAGAGGCTGCTCCGCAAATGATATCGTGGCAGTTGTTGCTATGACAGCTGTTCAGGCTCATGTAATGGGTAAATAA
- the rnc gene encoding ribonuclease III — MNHLNLEEFERKIEYSFTDKSLLVLALTHSSYANELKKGSHENNERLEFLGDAVLDMVVSEYMYRFFPQMPEGELTKLRAAVVCEGSLAALSRNLGLGRCILLGKGEESTGGRNRDSILADVFEAIIGAVCIDGGIEVANGYVMRFMEEQIANTKNNFKSLDGKTHLQEVIQKISKVPLLYKIVDEQGPDHNKVFLAQVIHDGRVLGKGSGRSKKEAEQNAANNALEHMNG; from the coding sequence ATGAATCATTTAAATCTGGAGGAGTTCGAGCGAAAGATAGAGTACTCTTTTACGGATAAAAGCCTATTGGTGTTAGCTTTGACCCATAGCTCTTATGCCAATGAATTGAAAAAGGGCAGTCATGAAAACAACGAACGCTTGGAATTTTTGGGCGACGCTGTTTTGGATATGGTGGTAAGCGAGTATATGTATCGTTTTTTTCCACAGATGCCTGAGGGAGAGCTGACAAAGCTTAGGGCAGCGGTGGTTTGCGAGGGGTCTTTGGCGGCTTTATCCCGCAACCTGGGTTTAGGACGTTGTATTTTGCTGGGCAAAGGGGAAGAGAGTACAGGAGGAAGAAACCGAGACTCTATTTTGGCAGATGTTTTTGAGGCCATCATTGGTGCTGTTTGCATTGATGGAGGCATTGAGGTAGCCAACGGCTATGTAATGCGTTTTATGGAAGAACAAATTGCCAATACCAAAAATAACTTTAAAAGCTTAGATGGAAAGACTCATTTACAAGAAGTCATTCAGAAAATAAGTAAGGTTCCTTTGCTTTATAAAATTGTTGATGAGCAAGGTCCGGACCATAATAAGGTATTTCTGGCTCAAGTTATCCACGATGGCCGTGTTTTGGGCAAGGGAAGTGGACGCAGTAAGAAAGAGGCGGAGCAAAATGCCGCAAATAACGCATTGGAGCATATGAACGGTTGA
- a CDS encoding ATP-binding protein yields the protein MEKFLEKPDFLQDIFVEESWKNIDKIDSFIEEKAKEEDFSVSREEVDGLFRTMHSIKGSASMMGYPSISETAHSAEDLFSYLREEENPAQKDLKTILQLLRMVSGFMKRELRRMETDEEVTDFGWAVVRRIKNFLAHVDNENEPEGPSYQIAYTRKGKQIIPYTNFASLIPQMERLASIMGRELSKEFTVKVSGADTEVPRDIFDKISMAVLQMMKNSMDHGLENTSVREQLGKTPIGEISLEIQKAGQRVFVVFRDDGRGLDKHGILETAHEKGLLKKLEEEYEDNEIFAFLLRPGFTTKSRATMFSGRGVGLDVVNATISALGGSIRIESREYMGTTFFMEFPVIS from the coding sequence GTGGAAAAGTTTTTAGAAAAGCCAGATTTCCTGCAAGACATCTTTGTTGAGGAATCTTGGAAAAACATTGATAAGATTGACAGCTTCATAGAAGAAAAAGCAAAAGAAGAAGACTTTTCCGTATCCAGGGAAGAGGTAGACGGCTTATTCCGCACCATGCATAGCATCAAAGGCTCTGCATCCATGATGGGATATCCCTCTATTTCAGAAACAGCCCATAGCGCGGAGGACTTGTTCTCTTATTTGCGTGAGGAAGAAAACCCTGCCCAAAAAGACTTGAAAACTATCCTACAACTACTGCGTATGGTATCCGGATTTATGAAACGGGAACTGCGTCGTATGGAAACGGATGAAGAGGTTACTGATTTTGGTTGGGCTGTGGTGCGAAGAATTAAAAATTTTTTAGCCCATGTTGATAACGAAAATGAACCGGAAGGCCCAAGCTACCAAATTGCCTATACTCGTAAAGGTAAACAAATTATTCCTTACACAAACTTTGCTTCCCTCATACCTCAAATGGAGCGCCTTGCAAGCATTATGGGAAGAGAGCTATCAAAGGAGTTTACAGTTAAAGTTTCCGGAGCAGATACAGAAGTTCCAAGGGATATTTTCGACAAAATCTCCATGGCCGTTTTACAGATGATGAAAAACAGTATGGATCACGGGTTAGAAAACACTTCTGTTCGTGAACAACTGGGAAAAACCCCCATTGGAGAAATCTCTTTAGAAATTCAAAAAGCTGGACAAAGGGTCTTTGTTGTTTTCCGAGATGATGGACGAGGCTTAGATAAGCATGGCATATTGGAGACAGCTCATGAAAAGGGTCTTTTGAAAAAACTTGAGGAAGAATATGAGGATAACGAAATTTTTGCATTTTTGTTGCGCCCGGGTTTCACTACCAAAAGCAGAGCCACAATGTTTTCAGGCAGAGGTGTAGGCCTTGATGTTGTAAATGCAACAATTTCTGCTTTGGGTGGAAGCATCCGCATTGAAAGTCGAGAGTATATGGGAACCACTTTTTTTATGGAATTTCCTGTCATCTCATAA